CGTATTTTGTCCACCGGTTGGACACAAAAATGGTCCGGTTTCGCCGACAGAATCACCGATATTATTACATTGTTGGTCAACAAAGTCAACTATTATCATTAATCTCATCGACCAGACACTGGTTCGGGCTGAAAAGTTCGCATCCGGTACGGCCGCGGAATTAGAAAGGGGGCCAGCTTTTCGAGAGAGTCTGGGATTGCGTACCCGACACATCTGCACTTCCTCTCGGCCGACGAGGACGAGGACGTCCCCACGGGCTGGCGCGGGCGCAGGGATTCAATCGGTAGGGACCTGACGGTAGGGGCAATTCATGAATTGCGCCTACGGAGCCGCTTTTTTCCGCGTTGGATTAGCCACTTGGAACGGCGGCCTGTTGCCGACGCGATGATATCCTGTCACACGAAGAATGGGATGGCCAGCGGATATTTGACCAGGCGACCCTGATTGGCCTGCCACGCCACGTAGAAAACGCACAGCACCACGGCGACGGCAAACCCGTACCAGAGCGGGAGCGATAGTGTAATCCCCAGCGGAATGAGGGAGACGATGAATCCCACCGCGGCGACGCACGCCCCGTAAATCAGATAAGACATCACAAAATTGGCCGCGTTCTTGCCATGGGCATCCAGCTCAGGGAAGCGATCTTTTCCCAGTTGCCAGATAAGAAATGGCACCACAAGGGCAAACCCGGGAAGCGTGATGTTGAGGAGCAGC
This is a stretch of genomic DNA from Thermogutta terrifontis. It encodes these proteins:
- a CDS encoding DUF4870 domain-containing protein, producing MTLAEELERLHRLHEAGALTDEEFAAAKARLLSDSSGQQRSSPVVGWRLRERLQDGRFWAMLLHLSLLLNITLPGFALVVPFLIWQLGKDRFPELDAHGKNAANFVMSYLIYGACVAAVGFIVSLIPLGITLSLPLWYGFAVAVVLCVFYVAWQANQGRLVKYPLAIPFFV